A window from Tenacibaculum singaporense encodes these proteins:
- a CDS encoding helix-turn-helix domain-containing protein: MTQADLLKVNLKALTIFNANDTMLTVDGCAKYLKVHPNTVKNRIHKNTIQAIFQDGKYHIPKIQFLEKIVESFEQ; this comes from the coding sequence ATGACCCAAGCAGACTTATTAAAAGTAAACCTTAAAGCCTTAACCATTTTTAATGCCAATGATACGATGCTTACCGTAGATGGTTGCGCAAAATATTTAAAAGTACATCCTAACACGGTTAAAAACCGCATCCATAAAAACACCATTCAAGCAATCTTTCAAGACGGCAAATACCATATCCCTAAAATTCAATTCTTAGAAAAGA